One window of the Colletotrichum lupini chromosome 9, complete sequence genome contains the following:
- a CDS encoding LITAF-like zinc finger domain-containing protein, protein MDKPTHSPATPAPTNIPTPDPNPSDNYATSGPPPEYQQHQHQHAHLNAQPTGTSMPKYGGPSPHSPPPPQNYGGYVPPQSYPLQTGGPQNFQPYGTPLPSLGPHPAPVECPECHARGVTAVEYSSGGFTHALAALVCFVSCLGCIPYLFSSLKDARHKCSKCGIPLATYHRSGRTEVHWHQAYNA, encoded by the exons ATGGACAAACCAACCCACAGCCCCGCCACCCCGGCCCCAACCAACATCCCAACACCGGACCCGAACCCGTCAGACAACTACGCGACCTCCGGCCCGCCCCCAGAATACcaacaacaccaacaccaacacgCACACCTCAACGCCCAACCCACCGGCACCTCGATGCCAAAATACGGCGGCCCATCCCCTCACAGCCCGCCCCCTCCCCAGAACTACGGAGGTTACGTCCCGCCGCAAAGCTACCCCCTCCAAACCGGCGGGCCCCAAAACTTCCAGCCCTACGGCACCCCGCTGCCTTCCCTCGGCCCCCACCCGGCGCCCGTCGAGTGTCCCGAGTGTCACGCCCGCGGCGTCACGGCGGTGGAGTACTCCTCTGGCGGCTTCACGCACGCTCTCGCTGCGCTGGTGTGCTTTGTGAGCTGTTTGGGGTGTATTCCCTACCTCTTTTCCTCGTTGAAGGATGCGAGGCATAAGTGTTCCAAG TGTGGAATTCCGTTGGCGACATATCACCGCAGCGGTAGAACTGAGGTTCATTGGCACCAGGCTTATAATGCCTAG
- a CDS encoding spindle pole body component alp14, whose translation MDRHLKHTRSLSRLIRRVASFRKPDIHDKENCSPDSALLPPPPTPTPPPPKPAPTTPRQQASIPMAEEEDFSSLPLQDRFTHKVWKVRKQAYEDAAKAFAATADEYDNAFRPFLSDSGLWKGAVADSNVAAQQDGLAAYCAFLKFGGKEHCTRTRGTTIGPICEKGLPSTRAAAKESSLEALLLLVELDVAAPVIEEIIPALANKQPKVVAAAITALTAIYHNFGCKTVDPKPVLKVLPKAFGHADKNVRAAATNLAVEFYRWLREAMKPMFWGDLKPTQQTDLEAQFEKIKAEPAPKQERFLRSQQAAMARAPPPGADDEYDDGGDYGEEPAEMDAFDLAEPQDVFGKIPANFNEALASSKWKERKEAVEGLYAAINVPRIKDGDFNEINRGLAKCMKDANVAVVTQAAQCIEVLAKGLRQGYAKHRTTVMQPIMERLKEKKATVADALGAALDQVFLATSLTDCLEDINTYLVHKNPQIKEGTMKFLIRCLRTTRDVPSKPEIASIVEAGKKLLTESSEGLRSGGAEILGTVMKIIGERGMGPHMEGLDDIRKTKIKEFFETAEVKAKEKPKAPPPAAKAPPPKKVVGGKKPLGMKRPAMPAASAPPPADPEPLSPQASSRPKPAGTKMGMPKPSGLAGLKSKRPLGAPAAAGSPRRPAAAPIMPDDDEPAPPPPQPRIGLGRGGLAGRSLAKPAAAPVQMPPASPPPSSGLTAMERAELEELRSANERLTRQVEEMRHERSKYMSEIQELKNQNAGLIEDHTRDVLSIKAKETQLVRARSDAEATESTNDRLRRELDRLKRALNHAEALNSRTGMGSPGLASPTHDDAGIYRDASYGSSSARHNRISYASNMSEEKENGDHHYPRSKALSPELRYTGSASSGRGSPARGYRSSAATPVDDIPAPSYSSGGGGGGGGMNSNNNGVESWKRAAEVTSQLKARIEQMKAKQGFARP comes from the exons ATGGACCGTCATCTCAAACATACTCGTTCCCTCTCGAGGCTAATCAGACGTGTAGCTAGCTTCAGAAAGCCAGACATCCACGACAAGGAGAACTGCTCCCCCGATTCagctcttcttcctcctcctcctactCCAACCCCTCCACCACCCAAACCGGCCCCTACTACACCCCGCCAGCAAGCCTCCATTCCGATGGCTGAAGAAGAAGACTTTAGCTCCCTTCCCCTCCAGGATAGGTTTACCCACAAG GTTTGGAAAGTCAGAAAGCAGGCCTATGAAGACGCCGCAAAAGCCTTCGCTGCTACTGCCGACGAGTACGATAATGCCTTCAGACCCTTCCTCTCCGACTCGGGCCTCTGGAAAGGCGCCGTCGCCGATTCCAACGTTGCTGCCCAACAAGATGGTCTGGCGGCGTACTGCGCGTTTCTCAAATTCGGAGGAAAGGAACACTGCACAAGGACGCGCGGAACTACGATAGGGCCTATCTGTGAAAAGGGTTTGCCGTCAACGCGTGCCGCTGCCAAGGAGTCATCTCTCGAAGCCCTTCTACTACTCGTCGAACTCGATGTTGCCGCCCCAGTCATCGAAGAGATTATCCCGGCGCTTGCCAACAAGCAACCAAAGGTTGTCGCCGCGGCTATTACCGCCCTGACCGCAATCTACCACAACTTCGGATGCAAGACCGTCGACCCCAAGCCCGTGTTGAAGGTCCTCCCCAAGGCATTTGGTCATGCCGACAAGAATGTCCGTGCTGCCGCGACGAACCTTGCCGTCGAATTCTACCGATGGCTGCGCGAAGCCATGAAGCCCATGTTCTGGGGCGACTTGAAACCCACTCAGCAGACCGACCTCGAGGCGCAATTCGAAAAGATCAAGGCCGAGCCAGCTCCGAAGCAAGAACGATTCTTGCGCTCACAACAAGCCGCCATGGCACGTGCGCCCCCACCCGGAGCCGACGACGAGTACGATGATGGTGGAGACTATGGCGAGGAACCAGCCGAGATGGACGCCTTCGACCTGGCGGAACCCCAGGATGTCTTTGGCAAGATCCCCGCCAACTTTAACGAAGCCTTGGCCTCGTCCAAATGGAAGGAGAGAAAGGAAGCAGTGGAAGGTCTCTACGCGGCAATCAACGTGCCAAGAATCAAGGATGGCGACTTCAACGAGATCAACCGAGGGCTGGCAAAGTGCATGAAGGACGCCAACGTTGCTGTTGTGACTCAAGCCGCGCAGTGTATCGAGGTCTTGGCCAAGGGATTGCGGCAAGGCTACGCAAAACACCGCACTACTGTGATGCAACCCATCATGGAACGcttgaaggagaagaaggcaaCGGTGGCAGATGCTCTCGGCGCTGCGCTTGACCAAGTCTTCCTGGCTACAAGTCTGACTGACTGTCTTGAGGACATCAATACCTACCTCGTCCACAAGAACCCCCAGATCAAGGAGGGCACCATGAAGTTCTTGATTCGTTGCCTCAGAACGACACGCGATGTGCCGAGCAAGCCTGAGATCGCGTCCATTGTCGAGGCAGGCAAGAAACTGTTGACCGAGTCCAGCGAGGGCCTCCGTTCAGGCGGTGCTGAGATTTTGGGCACTGTCATGAAGATCATTGGCGAGCGCGGTATGGGTCCGCACATGGAAGGCCTAGATGATATCCGCAAGACGAAAATCAAAGAATTCTTCGAGACGGCTGAAGTCAAGGCAAAGGAGAAGCCGAAGGCACCCCCGCCAGCTGCCAAGGCACCGCCCCCGAAGAAGGTCGTCGGAGGGAAGAAGCCCCTGGGCATGAAGAGACCGGCCATGCCGGCGGCAAGCGCTCCGCCGCCCGCCGACCCGGAACCCCTCTCCCCACAAGCTTCATCTCGTCCCAAACCCGCAGGCACCAAGATGGGCATGCCGAAGCCGTCGGGCTTGGCCGGCCTCAAATCCAAGCGCCCTCTCGGTGCACCAGCGGCGGCCGGATCCCCTCGACGCCCTGCTGCCGCACCAATTATGCCCGACGATGATGAGCCTGCTCCTCCCCCGCCTCAGCCTCGCATTGGCCTTGGCAGAGGTGGTCTTGCAGGACGATCTCTTGCGAAACCTGCTGCCGCTCCTGTTCAGATGCCTCCTGCATCGCCGCCGCCTTCCAGCGGACTCACGGCAATGGAGCGGGCTGAGCTCGAAGAACTCAGATCGGCAAACGAGCGCCTGACACGCCAAGTGGAGGAAATGAGGCATGAAAGGAGCAAGTACATGTCTGAGATTCAAGAGTTGAAGAACCAAAATGCGGGTTTGATTGAAGACCATACCCGTGATGTCCTCAGCATCAAGGCCAAGGAGACGCAGTTGGTTCGTGCAAGAAGTGATGCAGAGGCCACGGAGTCGACGAACGATCGCCTCAGACGGGAGCTGGATCGCCTTAAGAGAGCGCTCAACCACGCCGAGGCCCTGAACTCAAGGACAGGCATGGGCAGCCCAG GTCTTGCTTCGCCTACGCACGACGACGCCGGTATCTACCGCGACGCATCCTACGGTTCATCTTCTGCTCGACACAACCGTATTAGTTACGCCAGCAACATGtctgaggagaaggagaacggAGACCATCACTACCCTCGCTCAAAGGCACTCAGTCCCGAGCTTAGGTATACGGGCAGTGCATCTTCCGGACGTGGCAGCCCTGCTAGAGGCTACAGGAGTTCTGCGGCCACCCCCGTTGATGATATACCGGCCCCGTCATACTCgtctggcggcggcggtggaggCGGTGGCATGAACTCGAATAACAACGGTGTGGAAAGCTGGAAGCGTGCAGCTGAAGTGACCAGCCAACTGAAAGCCAGGATTGAACAAATGAAG GCGAAACAAGGATTTGCCCGTCCTTGA
- a CDS encoding sulfite reductase flavoprotein alpha-component: MGKQRIDGLDREVVPSQGILSKETFMLLLIYHEEWTLMSGCVLADHIAQVKNVDTLVADDRDLLAVALGAPARQVILRAEGVGSQSGWKDGYLSAEYGFNAPDSNEAAGALANCPGRVWSDLCERMPGCVSRGRVRESVAALPLVEGTEEYVPDQALWAAIVALGMLCSIYRYEDKNDGYDGVSINSISTKPRVEMSDDLGPELVGIPRTIGLPYWQVSRRMGRAIPHLTFFDQASYNIKVRDPTSVYPYVGRFDNTDLRWPMFGERTEIAFLKGCAATSASFQHGPDAIAACQEHVMNRNNEGLLREMIRLKEILERMPNAFHSISTNPNSGDNYVSAAEWVRWGKFSAPLSKRCPAASGLQFPPYLLMDAFLGRKKYDSFLDNEGLHLRAWLPSNLRAFIASVEYHYRIPEYVRESGDPRLMGVLDGIIEAYTGERGFMGTHRYKVFGILEVASKTGRTETNGASGASDDSGRPWEEVHRQFSDAMKERLEPYRGNIPVEPHEMRGTFEECRYKSRILSRSFVDSDHDRSISMVTLDLHNTGITFQPGDRLAIMPLNSWEECAKVAAALGLDTMLESPVLLDRKWSRFAEHLETVSNHGVASTSTKTRKLMVKDILRRGHLAPLTQDLVLKIHAMLRASSNTVLQVLATEEWPVRGSLGDLLQAAVMDTPTHIWDQAFDLSNDVAWLSDLISVEIPRTYSISNYPEELLPSTVDLTISRAEYKLCATFAGKSDISRSGVSSGYLNPPVGSPDDFIADEDELLVGISRPIAFQLPLDGAAPCAFFAGGSGIAPFRSFWQARAGRSVGKNMLFLGVQNREKFCYEDELRQYVNAGLMEVHLAFSRDSRGLAYDPIMRDLIERRTEPRYIDSLIAEQGASVCDLVMSKKQGGLGGYLYICGSVDVFDSVMSGLRKAIYNHRTATMESTDLIINTAFAERRIMLDVFMTPKPLPCNRPTIPLSQLSVHTGHRPGGRMWIAVHGSVYDVTDFSPMHPGGTLIMRSNAGVDCTKSFDNLAHTNNPEVASLLTKYFIGHLTPKPEYHDCEEISGLYDMWSAYLRTTVETLVSQQFEMDDILGSSKLWFQGSLINMLGVRIFYQYQSRLLQGGFSALFGPKFQELVLKLSFTMANAASVGSDTKLPNILGIIARAKTSTDAVTTSKEVSRIGQFICDSEPARLMERGIMDYANKSVQLDIELLEDIREEACHGMDAFDTVMNLESSSQSQRVTVLCQFLMQTLERMAKRLEVFYSKLAQCSIYHPELERNPARTRWDLVKRRVRDGSFFILTQSTVIGSAPSYKSSAAVGETVVFDNVLSQIQQTIRNAPHIPSPPLQQQQQQTMHLNERHRVRTEAPLNGATAFESHQNSNALNRMSTFIDKNMRAIRRLRKMPPMPLNMTFEQMVAANQPQFHANGVTTPPSSRGSSRSPTRGRLPAANALHIQGFARSRTPSLAEESMNRITLNRRGTNSSEGSRSGSSLSHHQYGHHGQHGAMPMMMAHHGHGGMPHHYPPSPIATPPLDPNTAIQSMVSRLNLKSRSVAGSSPASPALSLDEKGRVARMSAQTAASAHNPRNRSTSTLRSFKLRELVANQEPMRVAPTF, from the exons ATGGGCAAACAGCGAATCGACGGGTTGGACCGCGAGGTTGTTCCTTCTCAGGGTATACTCAGCAAGGAGACCTTCATGCTGCTTTTGAT ATACCACGAGGAGTGGACGTTGATGAGTGGCTGCGTGCTAG CGGACCACATCGCCCAAGTGAAGAACGTCGATACCCTCGTTGCGGATGACAGAGACCTATTAGCCGTTGCCTTGGGCGCACCAGCTCGACAAGTCATTCTTCGAGCCGAAGGGGTAGGATCTCAAAGTGGATGGAAGGACGGATACCTCAGCGCCGAGTATGGCTTCAACGCACCCGACTCAAACGAAGCTGCCGGAGCCCTCGCCAATTGCCCTGGACGCGTCTGGTCCGATCTCTGCGAGAGGATGCCCGGTTGTGTCTCACGAGGACGCGTCAGAGAGTCGGTCGCTGCTCTTCCCCTCGTCGAAGGAACCGAAGAATATGTCCCGGATCAAGCCCTCTGGGCTGCTATCGTGGCTCTGGGCATGTTGTGCTCCATCTATCGGTATGAGGACAAGAACGATGGATACGACGGTGTCAGCATCAACTCGATCTCTACCAAGCCTCGCGTCGAAATGAGCGACGACCTTGGACCGGAATTGGTAGGAATCCCGCGGACTATCGGACTGCCATACTGGCAGGTCTCACGACGCATGGGACGTGCTATTCCCCACCTGACCTTCTTCGACCAAGCGTCCTATAACATCAAAGTGCGCGATCCAACTTCCGTCTACCCATATGTTGGCCGCTTCGACAACACCGATCTCCGATGGCCCATGTTTGGAGAGCGTACAGAGATTGCGTTCCTGAAGGGCTGTGCCGCCACTTCGG CATCCTTCCAACACGGCCCAGATGCCATAGCCGCTTGCCAAGAACATGTCATGAACCGGAACAACGAGGGCCTGTTGAGGGAGATGATCAGACTCAAGGAAATCCTCGAGAGGATGCCGAACGCCTTCCACTCCATCTCAACCAACCCCAACTCGGGCGACAACTACGTCTCGGCGGCCGAGTGGGTGCGATGGGGCAAGTTCTCCGCGCCGCTGTCCAAGAGGTGCCCTGCCGCTTCCGGTCTTCAGTTCCCCCCGTATCTTCTCATGGACGCCTTCCTTGGGCGCAAGAAGTACGATTCGTTCCTCGACAACGAGGGTCTGCACCTACGCGCATGGCTGCCGTCTAACCTGCGAGCTTTCATCGCCTCTGTTGAGTACCACTATCGGATTCCAGAGTATGTCAGAGAGTCTGGAGATCCACGACTCATGGGCGTCTTGGATGGAATTATCGAGGCGTACACGGGCGAGCGAGGCTTTATGGGCACACATAGGTACAAGGTGTTTGGTATCCTCGAAGTCGCCTCCAAGACTGGCCGGACGGAAACGAACGGTGCCTCTGGCGCCTCTGATGATTCGGGAAGGCCGTGGGAAGAGGTGCACCGCCAATTCTCGGATGCCATGAAGGAACGCCTGGAGCCTTACCGTGGGAACATTCCCGTCGAACCCCATGAGATGCGCGGAACCTTTGAGGAGTGTCGGTACAAGTCGCGTATCCTCTCTCGATCTTTTGTCGACTCGGATCACGATCGGTCAATCTCCATGGTCACGCTTGACCTACACAACACTGGCATCACGTTCCAGCCGGGTGACAGACTCGCCATCATGCCCCTTAACAGTTGGGAAGAATGTGCCAAGGTAGCTGCGGCACTCGGTTTGGACACGATGCTTGAAAGCCCTGTTCTTCTCGACCGCAAGTGGTCTCGATTTGCGGAGCACTTGGAGACGGTCTCTAATCACGGCGTTGCGAGCACCTCCACAAAGACAAGGAAACTCATGGTCAAGGATATCCTCCGCCGAGGTCACCTGGCACCGCTGACCCAGGATCTCGTCCTCAAGATCCACGCCATGCTGAGAGCCTCGTCGAACACTGTGCTCCAGGTATTGGCGACTGAGGAGTGGCCAGTCCGTGGCTCACTGGGTGACCTTCTACAAGCCGCAGTCATGGATACTCCGACACACATCTGGGACCAAGCATTCGACCTCTCCAACGATGTGGCATGGCTCAGCGACCTCATCTCGGTCGAGATCCCGCGCACATATTCCATCTCCAACTACCCCGAGGAGCTTCTCCCAAGCACCGTCGACCTCACAATCTCACGGGCAGAATACAAGCTCTGCGCCACGTTTGCCGGAAAGTCTGACATCTCACGATCGGGCGTGAGCAGTGGCTACCTCAACCCACCCGTAGGCTCACCAGATGACTTCATCGCCGACGAAGACGAACTGCTCGTCGGGATCTCCAGACCCATCGCCTTCCAGCTACCTCTTGATGGCGCCGCCCCCTGCGCATTCTTCGCCGGTGGCAGTGGCATTGCCCCTTTTAGGAGCTTCTGGCAGGCTCGTGCTGGCCGCTCAGTCGGAAAGAATATGCTTTTCCTCGGTGTCCAGAACCGGGAAAAGTTCTGCTACGAGGATGAGCTCCGTCAATACGTCAATGCGGGGCTCATGGAGGTTCATCTCGCGTTTTCCCGTGATAGCCGCGGTCTTGCGTATGACCCCATCATGAGAGACCTCATCGAGCGCCGTACTGAGCCACGATACATCGACTCGCTCATCGCAGAGCAGGGAGCTAGCGTGTGTGACTTGGTCATGTCCAAGAAGCAAGGTGGCCTTGGAGGGTATCTGTACATCTGCGGCTCCGTTGATGTTTTTGACTCCGTCATGAGCGGGCTGCGCAAGGCCATTTATAACCATCGGACGGCGACTATGGAGTCTACGGATCTGATCATCAACACCGCCTTTGCCGAGCGGCGGATCATGTTGGACGTCTTTATGACTCCGAAGCCGCTCCCCTGTAATCGACCCACCATCCCACTCTCACAGCTGTCCGTTCATACAGGACATAGGCCTGGAGGAAGGATGTGGATTGCCGTTCATGGCAGTGTGTATGACGTTACGGATTTCTCCCCTATGCACCCGGGAGGCACTCTGATTATGAGGTCGAATGCGGGCGTGGACTGCACGAAATCCTTCGACAATTTGGCGCACACGAACAACCCGGAGGTGGCCAGCCTGCTCACAAAGTACTTCATCGGCCATCTGACCCCCAAACCCGAGTATCACGACTGCGAAGAGATCAGTGGCCTGTACGATATGTGGTCGGCGTACCTGCGAACGACCGTCGAGACACTCGTCTCCCAGCAATTCGAAATGGACGACATCCTCGGCTCGTCGAAGCTCTGGTTCCAGGGCAGCCTCATCAACATGCTGGGTGTGCGCATCTTCTACCAATACCAATCCCGCCTCCTCCAAGGAGGCTTCTCTGCCCTCTTTGGACCCAAATTCCAAGAACTCGTCCTCAAGCTCTCCTTCACGATGGCCAACGCCGCTTCCGTCGGATCGGATACCAAACTCCCCAACATTCTCGGCATCATCGCCAGGGCCAAAACCTCCACCGATGCCGTAACAACCTCCAAGGAAGTCTCGCGCATCGGCCAATTCATCTGCGACAGCGAACCAGCCCGTCTCATGGAGCGCGGCATCATGGACTACGCCAACAAGTCAGTCCAGCTCGACATTGAGCTCCTCGAAGACATCCGCGAGGAAGCCTGCCACGGCATGGACGCCTTCGACACGGTCATGAACCTCGAGTCCTCCTCCCAGTCCCAGCGCGTCACCGTTCTCTGCCAGTTCCTCATGCAAACCCTCGAGCGCATGGCCAAGCGCCTCGAGGTCTTTTACTCCAAGCTGGCGCAGTGCTCCATCTACCACCCCGAACTCGAGAGGAACCCGGCCCGCACGCGCTGGGACCTCGTCAAGCGCCGCGTCCGCGACGGGTCCTTCTTCATCCTCACCCAGAGCACCGTCATCGGAAGCGCGCCGTCCTACAAGTCCTCCGCGGCCGTGGGTGAGACGGTGGTATTCGACAACGTCCTCTCGCAGATCCAGCAGACGATTCGCAACGCGCCTCATATCCCCAGCCCGCCGctgcaacagcagcagcagcagacaATGCATCTCAACGAGCGACATCGCGTGCGTACGGAAGCACCCCTCAACGGCGCCACGGCATTCGAATCCCACCAAAATAGCAACGCCCTGAACCGCATGTCCACCTTCATCGACAAGAACATGCGCGCCATCCGCCGCCTGAGAAAAATGCCACCGATGCCCTTGAACATGACCTTTGAGCAAATGGTCGCGGCCAACCAGCCGCAGTTCCACGCCAACGGGGTCACGACGCCACCTTCGAGCCGCGGTTCGAGCCGCTCGCCTACTCGGGGCCGTCTCCCGGCCGCAAACGCGCTACATATCCAGGGCTTCGCGCGCTCGCGTACGCCGTCGTTGGCGGAAGAGTCGATGAACCGCATCACGCTTAACCGGCGCGGCACAAACAGCTCAGAGGGTTCGCGGTCCGGCTCGTCGCTCTCGCATCACCAGTACGGTCATCACGGCCAGCATGGTGCGATGCCGATGATGATGGCGCACCACGGGCACGGCGGCATGCCTCACCACTACCCGCCTTCCCCTATCGCGACGCCGCCGCTGGACCCCAACACGGCGATTCAGTCCATGGTCAGCAGGCTTAACCTGAAGTCGAGGAGCGTTGCCGGGTCGTCGCCCGCGTCACCGGCCTTGTCGCTGGACGAGAAGGGCCGGGTGGCGCGCATGTCTGCGCAGACGGCTGCTTCAGCGCATAACCCGCGGAACCGGTCGACGAGCACGCTGAGGTCGTTTAAGTTGAGGGAGTTGGTGGCGAACCAGGAGCCGATGAGGGTTGCGCCAACGTTTTAG
- a CDS encoding WD domain-containing protein has product MSQILTPRQAEELHKAIIAYLSSSNLPNAANALREELQIGDSFDAATSKKYEGLLEKKWTSVVRLQKKIMELESRSASLQSELDNATPTSLSRRNQDPTSWLPRSPARHTLQSHRDPITCVAFHPVFSSLASGSEDYTIKIWDWELGELERTIKGHTKAVLDVDFGGPRGATLLASCSSDLTIKLWDPSDEYKNIRTLPGHDHSVSAVRFIPSGAAGATGNLLVSASRDKTLRIWDVSTGYCVKTLRGHADWVRDVCPSSDGRYLLSTGNDQTGRLWDINASNPEVKLMLVGHEHVVECCTLAPPTAYSHLASLAGLKKAPPATNTAEFMATGSRDKAIRLWDARGNCIKTLLGHDNWVRALVFHPGGKYLLSVSDDKTLRCWDLAQEGKCVKVLDDVHGHFVSCLRWAPGIAREAATNGDGANGANGTPSKAVTKPQDVSIRCVIATGSVDLNMTPQDNVTTIAEGDSRRGVYIVCTRDAESPT; this is encoded by the exons ATGAGCCAAATCCTCACCCCTCGGCAAGCAGAGGAGCT GCACAAGGCCATTATCGCGTATCTCTCCTCGAGCAACCTCCCTAATGCTGCAAATGCCCTCAGAGAAGAATTGCAGATTGGCGACTCTTTCGATGCCGCCACTTCGAAGAAGTATGAGGGATTGCTGGAGAAGAAATGGACCAGTGTAGTGCGACTGCAGAAAAAG ATCATGGAACTCGAGTCTCGAAGTGCTTCTCTGCAATCAGAACTCGACAATGCGACACCAACCTCACTATCTCGACGGAATCAGGACCCCACCAGCTGGCTGCCACGTTCCCCCGCCCGACACACCCTGCAATCCCACCGCGACCCGATCACCTGCGTAGCATTTCACCCCGTCTTTTCGTCGCTCGCCTCTGGCTCGGAAGACTACACCATCAAAATCTGGGACTGGGAGCTAGGCGAACTCGAGAGGACGATCAAGGGACACACAAAGGCCGTCTTGGATGTTGATTTTGGAGGGCCCCGCGGTGCGACGCTGCTTGCCTCATGCTCGAGTGATTTGACCATCAAGCTATGGGACCCCTCAGACGAGTACAAGAATATTCGGACGTTGCCTGGCCACGACCACAGCGTCAGTGCGGTTCGCTTCATTCCTTCGGGAGCCGCAGGTGCCACGGGAAACCTTCTCGTGTCGGCGAGTCGTGATAAGACACTACGAATCTGGGATGTGTCAACGGGTTACTGCGTCAAGACACTGCGCGGGCATGCGGATTGGGTACGAGACGTCTGCCCATCGTCGGATGGACGCTACCTCTTGTCAACAGGGAACGACCAGACGGGCCGCCTTTGGGATATCAACGCCTCAAATCCCGAAGTCAAGTTGATGCTGGTTGGACACGAGCACGTTGTAGAATGCTGCACGCTCGCACCGCCGACGGCTTACAGTCACTTGGCGTCATTGGCCGGCCTGAAGAAGGCTCCGCCCGCAACGAACACGGCCGAGTTCATGGCAACGGGCAGCCGTGACAAGGCAATCAGGTTATGGGACGCTCGTGGAAACTGCATCAAGACTCTGCTGGGACACGACAATTGGGTACGCGCGCTGGTTTTCCACCCCGGCGGCAAGTACTTGCTTAGTGTGTCTGATGACAAGACTTTGCGATGCTGGGATCTGGCGCAAGAGGGCAAATGCGTCAAGGTTCTGGACGACGTCCACGGCCACTTTGTTTCTTGTCTGCGCTGGGCCCCTGGCATTGCAAGGGAGGCGGCCACCAACGGCGATGGTGCCAATGGTGCCAACGGCACACCGAGCAAAGCGGTGACAAAGCCCCAGGATGTCTCAATACGCTGCGTCATCGCAACGGGAAGTGTCGACCTGAAT ATGACACCACAAGACAACGTCACGACGATTGCCGAGGGCGACTCGCGCCGTGGTGTGTACATCGTGTGTACACGGGATGCTGAGTCGCCAACTTGA